CATTTCGAAATTTCTGGGATAATAATCCGCTGTTAGGCTATACCTTATCGAGAAGTGTCAAGTTATTATCGTGGATACCGGTTATCTATGTAATCTCTGAGCATGTCACATATATTGGAGTTGTTGATGGTATATCAATGAAACCGACATTTAATCCGGATAATTCTTTATCCAAAGATAGGGTATTATTATGGAAATTCAATGTTAAAAACGTGGACAATATAAAAGTGAATGACGTTGTATTCTTAAAAAGCCCGATTGATCCAAACCAAATCCATACCAAAAGGATCAAAGGTTTACCGTTGGATACAATTATACCGAGATATCCAGAAATTAGGTCCAAAGTATTGATACCTTTAAACCATGTGTGGCTGGAAGGTGACAATATCCATTCTATAGACTCAAATACCTATGGTCC
The Pichia kudriavzevii chromosome 2, complete sequence DNA segment above includes these coding regions:
- a CDS encoding uncharacterized protein (PKUD0B12690; similar to Saccharomyces cerevisiae YMR035W (IMP2); ancestral locus Anc_2.595), translated to MSYTRQAFRNFWDNNPLLGYTLSRSVKLLSWIPVIYVISEHVTYIGVVDGISMKPTFNPDNSLSKDRVLLWKFNVKNVDNIKVNDVVFLKSPIDPNQIHTKRIKGLPLDTIIPRYPEIRSKVLIPLNHVWLEGDNIHSIDSNTYGPVSTGMIVAKATWILWPLNRFGPIDNGGRECRENKLRFNPGTDDSDPIEK